The Dermacentor albipictus isolate Rhodes 1998 colony chromosome 2, USDA_Dalb.pri_finalv2, whole genome shotgun sequence genome has a segment encoding these proteins:
- the LOC135914869 gene encoding uncharacterized protein gives MASTSATVGLPPDSQAPVDIGDNSTYSHPNGVTAWCEDMREWPNVNAADIIFYLVNSKACDFQQIKNFRALESYNYVQSGWVGKVFTHKISSDLCYVKGTVSPSQSLNATPRTAWACVKQCGEVVTAGCTCMAGLGKACSHVGAILWKIEMAVAKGYTTTSCTDRAALWNSGTKRNVEPATLEEITFKVQKQIVDDPLPKRQRPSFVPMTREEIRKFHAESPFPYLFDTPGTLLYETFHPSMQRQVPPPPANDGNEHGDHGNESCAVCTTFYEKYVALSPRGAEVLQSETASQATPLWFFSRKLRLTASNVNKVPKRETTGCEKAAMRMLSTSFSGNAATKYGKQMEPVARKQFSKKTGLTVNQIGTVVNTELPWLSASPDGIIEGMDAILEIKCPNMNDCVPLISSGKYDVRLNKDAELVLQESGPNGYYSQVQFQMLCTKTQICFLYVWSVENDVIVQVPFDPN, from the exons ATGGCGTCGACATCAGCCACTGTCGGCTTGCCGCCAGATTCTCAAGCACCCGTCGATATCGGAG ACAATAGCACATACAGCCACCCAAATGGAGTCACTGCTTGGTGTGAAGACATGCGGGAGTGGCCAAATGTGAATGCGGCAGATATTATATTTTACCTCGTGAACTCCAAGGCATGTGATTTTCAACAGATCAAAAACTTCAGGGCCCTCGAGTCCTATAACTACGTGCAAAGTGGGTGGGTGGGGAAAGTTTTCACTCACAAGATCTCGAGTGACTTATGTTACGTGAAGGGCACGGTAAGCCCTTCTCAGTCCCTGAATGCAACACCAAGGACTGCTTGGGCGTGCGTGAAACAATGCGGAGAAGTTGTCACAGCCGGATGCACTTGCATGGCCGGGCTAGGAAAAGCCTGTAGCCACGTCGGTGCAATCTTATGGAAAATAGAAATGGCTGTGGCAAAAGGCTATACTACAACTTCTTGCACAGACAGGGCTGCATTGTGGAACAGTGGCACAAAACGCAATGTTGAACCAGCCACGCTTGAAGAAATAACTTTCAAGGTGCAGAAGCAGATTGTGGATGATCCCCTCCCAAAGCGGCAAAGACCATCATTTGTGCCAATGACCCGAGAAGAAATCCGCAAATTTCATGCTGAGTCACCATTTCCATACCTATTTGATACCCCAG GCACTCTTCTCTATGAGACGTTCCATCCAAGCATGCAGCGGCAAGTGCCTCCACCACCAGCCAATGATGGGAATGAGCATGGCGACCACGGAAACGAAAGCTGTGCGGTGTGCACTACATTTTATGAAAAGTATGTGGCATTGTCACCCCGTGGTGCTGAGGTGCTTCAGTCAGAAACTGCAAGCCAAGCAACGCCACTGTGGTTTTTTTCGCGGAAGCTACGTTTGACTGCCTCAAATGTCAACAAGGTACCGAAAAGAGAGACTACGGGATGCGAGAAAGCAGCCATGAGGATGCTTTCCACCAGCTTTTCTGGCAATGCTGCCACCAAGTATGGCAAACAGATGGAGCCTGTTGCCCGAAAGCAGTTTTCAAAAAAGACTGGGCTTACTGTAAACCAAATAGGAACAGTGGTGAACACTGAGCTGCCGTGGCTTTCAGCTAGTCCGGATGGAATTATTGAAGGAATGGATGCCATTCTTGAAATCAAGTGTCCCAACATGAATGACTGTGTGCCACTTATCAGTAGTGGCAAGTATGATGTGCGGCTAAACAAAGATGCCGAACTTGTACTTCAAGAGAGTGGGCCAAATGGCTATTACAGCCAGGTCCAGTTTCAGATGCTCTGCACCAAGACCCAGATATGCTTTCTTTATGTATGGAGTGTGGAAAATGATGTCATTGTTCAAGTGCCTTTTGATCCCAA TTGA